The Hemicordylus capensis ecotype Gifberg chromosome 6, rHemCap1.1.pri, whole genome shotgun sequence genome window below encodes:
- the LOC128332039 gene encoding pleckstrin homology domain-containing family M member 1-like — MIKKQLVASIKALQKHYVTSDALVTSDDGDANTLCCALEAVFVHGLKAKHIKPESGAKGRKFGGHLLLPQPLFWTLLKSITHRAQANIEPQL, encoded by the exons atgatCAAGAAGCAGCTGGTGGCCTCCATCAAGGCCCTGCAGAAACATTATGTAACCTCTGATGCACTCGTAACCAGTGATGATGGGGACGCCAACACCCTCTGCTGTGCTCTAGAGGCTGTATTTGTGCATGGATTGAAGGCCAAGCACATCAAACCAGAGTCTGGAGCAAAAGGAAGAAAATTTGGGGGGCATCTACTCCTTCCCCAACCCCTTTTCTGGACCCTGCTAAAATCTATCACCCACAG GGCTCAAGCCAATATCGAACCACAGCTATAA